The following are encoded together in the Mycolicibacterium arabiense genome:
- a CDS encoding helix-turn-helix domain-containing protein, with amino-acid sequence MHTVSILAYDRMSGFESGLAAEIFGMTELSEAFSAGIARPWYTVRLCAETPEIGMIGGATLTTPYGLSDLAAADTVIIPSVRDVNVPPSPELLEAIRAAHDRGARLVSICSGAFALAAAGVLAGRSATTHWIYADLLRTRHPMVTVDPAPLYVDEGSVLTSAGCAAGLDLCLHLVRSDHGAKVANDVARRLVVAPHRAGGQAQFVDSPVPEPTTDGRIAASMEWALEHLDRPITLDEMAGRSSMSRRTYLRQFASATGTTPIKWLIEQRIQASLALLESSSLSIEQVAARVGFESPVTYRHHFGRSVKTTPSDYRNCFAERSA; translated from the coding sequence ATGCACACGGTGTCGATCCTCGCCTACGACCGGATGTCGGGTTTCGAATCCGGTCTCGCCGCGGAGATCTTCGGCATGACCGAGCTGTCCGAGGCGTTCTCGGCAGGCATCGCGCGGCCTTGGTACACCGTGCGACTGTGCGCCGAGACGCCCGAGATCGGGATGATCGGCGGCGCGACGCTGACGACTCCGTACGGACTGTCGGACCTCGCGGCCGCCGACACCGTCATCATCCCGAGCGTCCGCGACGTGAACGTGCCGCCCTCACCGGAGCTGCTCGAGGCGATCCGCGCGGCGCACGACCGCGGCGCCCGGCTGGTGTCGATCTGCTCCGGCGCGTTCGCACTGGCCGCCGCGGGCGTGCTCGCCGGGCGTTCGGCCACCACCCACTGGATCTACGCCGACCTGCTCAGGACGCGCCACCCCATGGTGACCGTCGATCCCGCACCGCTGTACGTCGACGAGGGATCGGTGCTCACCAGCGCGGGATGTGCTGCGGGACTTGACCTCTGCTTGCATCTGGTGCGATCGGACCACGGGGCCAAGGTGGCCAACGACGTGGCGCGGCGCCTGGTGGTCGCGCCGCACCGGGCCGGCGGTCAGGCCCAGTTCGTCGACAGCCCGGTGCCCGAGCCGACGACGGACGGCCGCATCGCGGCCAGCATGGAGTGGGCGCTGGAACACCTCGATCGCCCGATCACCCTGGACGAGATGGCCGGCCGTTCGTCGATGTCGAGGCGGACCTACCTCCGCCAGTTCGCCAGTGCCACCGGCACCACGCCGATCAAGTGGCTGATCGAGCAACGCATTCAGGCCAGCCTGGCGCTGCTGGAGTCGTCGTCGCTGTCGATCGAGCAGGTCGCCGCGCGGGTGGGGTTCGAGTCACCCGTGACCTACCGCCACCACTTCGGACGCAGCGTGAAGACGACGCCGAGCGACTATCGCAACTGCTTCGCCGAGCGCTCGGCCTAG
- a CDS encoding RNA polymerase sigma factor, with the protein MTTKIPFERAMADHGPTVLRVCTAVLGPGPDAEDAYSEAFLSALRRWPDLADDTNVEAWLVRVAQRKAVDVIRARARRAIPSAAVPDREPTVTDDAEVWHVVAKLPERQRLAVAYHYLGGLPHTETAELTGSTPAAVRRAAADGIKALRSALADHSKDTP; encoded by the coding sequence ATGACGACGAAGATTCCGTTCGAGCGGGCGATGGCAGACCACGGGCCGACCGTGCTGCGGGTGTGCACCGCGGTGCTCGGACCAGGCCCCGACGCCGAGGACGCCTACTCCGAGGCGTTCCTCTCCGCGCTGCGGCGGTGGCCGGACCTCGCCGACGACACCAACGTCGAGGCGTGGCTGGTCCGGGTCGCGCAGCGCAAGGCCGTCGACGTCATCCGCGCACGGGCACGCCGCGCCATCCCCAGCGCGGCGGTCCCGGACCGCGAGCCCACCGTCACCGACGACGCCGAGGTGTGGCACGTCGTCGCGAAACTGCCGGAGCGACAGCGCCTTGCCGTCGCCTACCACTATCTCGGCGGACTGCCGCACACCGAGACGGCCGAGCTGACGGGCAGCACGCCCGCAGCGGTACGCCGTGCCGCCGCCGACGGCATCAAGGCGCTGCGAAGCGCACTCGCCGACCACTCGAAGGACACGCCATGA
- a CDS encoding methylated-DNA--[protein]-cysteine S-methyltransferase: MNATELFPIDPRALDALHDRVVEAARRDGLLDVAYRTVDTPVGPLLLAATDAGLVRVAYEREDFDAVLGTLAERLSPRILRSPARLDDAARQLDEYFAGHRRAFDLRLDHALSAGFRRTVQGWLPDIAYGHTATYGEVAAAVGNPKAVRAVGSACATNPLPVVVPCHRVLRSDGSLGGYVGGPQAKTTLLTLERAA; the protein is encoded by the coding sequence ATGAACGCCACCGAACTGTTCCCCATCGATCCCCGGGCACTCGACGCCCTGCACGACCGGGTGGTCGAGGCCGCCCGACGCGACGGACTACTCGACGTCGCCTACCGCACCGTCGACACGCCGGTGGGCCCCCTGCTGCTCGCAGCGACGGATGCCGGGCTGGTGCGGGTCGCCTACGAGCGCGAGGACTTCGACGCGGTGCTCGGCACCCTCGCCGAGCGGCTGAGCCCCCGGATCCTGCGCAGCCCGGCGCGACTCGACGACGCAGCCCGCCAGCTCGACGAGTACTTCGCCGGCCACCGACGGGCGTTCGACCTACGCCTCGACCACGCCCTGTCCGCAGGATTCCGCAGAACCGTGCAGGGCTGGCTGCCCGACATCGCCTACGGCCACACCGCCACGTACGGCGAGGTCGCGGCGGCAGTCGGGAATCCAAAGGCCGTCCGCGCGGTGGGCAGCGCATGCGCCACCAACCCGCTGCCGGTGGTCGTGCCGTGCCATCGCGTGCTTCGCAGCGACGGCAGCCTCGGCGGCTACGTGGGCGGACCGCAAGCCAAGACCACACTGCTGACGCTGGAGCGGGCGGCATGA
- a CDS encoding 2OG-Fe(II) oxygenase encodes MTDAWAQRVADADWQAITADVDEHGGALLPPPSEAAELRAEYEADRFRSTVDMARYRFGSGEYKYFATPYPEPLERLKQALYPRLLPIARDWWARLGRPSPWPDHLDGWLAACHAAGQTKSTAILLKYGPGDWNALHRDLYGDMIFPLQVVVNLSEPGVDHTGGEFLLLEQRPRAQSRGSSFTIPRGHGFVFTTRERPVRSSRGWSAAPVRHGVSTVRSGLRFTLGLVFHDAA; translated from the coding sequence ATGACCGACGCGTGGGCGCAACGGGTTGCCGACGCCGATTGGCAGGCGATCACGGCCGACGTCGACGAACACGGCGGAGCCCTGCTGCCGCCGCCGTCCGAGGCCGCCGAGCTGCGCGCCGAGTACGAGGCCGACCGGTTCCGCAGCACCGTCGACATGGCGCGCTACCGGTTTGGCTCGGGTGAATACAAGTACTTCGCCACGCCCTACCCAGAGCCGCTCGAGCGGCTCAAGCAGGCGCTCTATCCGCGCCTGCTGCCCATCGCCAGGGACTGGTGGGCCAGGCTGGGGCGTCCATCGCCGTGGCCCGATCACCTCGACGGCTGGCTGGCCGCCTGCCATGCGGCCGGGCAGACGAAGTCCACGGCGATCCTGCTGAAGTACGGTCCGGGAGACTGGAACGCACTCCATCGAGATCTATACGGCGACATGATCTTTCCGTTGCAGGTGGTCGTCAACCTGAGCGAACCGGGCGTCGACCACACCGGCGGGGAGTTCCTGCTCCTCGAGCAGCGCCCCCGCGCGCAATCACGCGGATCGTCGTTCACGATTCCCCGCGGCCACGGCTTCGTGTTCACCACCCGTGAGCGGCCAGTGCGGTCCAGTCGCGGATGGTCGGCGGCCCCGGTACGTCACGGCGTGTCGACGGTGCGTTCCGGCCTGCGGTTCACGCTCGGGCTGGTGTTCCACGACGCCGCCTGA
- a CDS encoding TetR/AcrR family transcriptional regulator produces MPRPRVHDLEHVLDVAERLAVAEGPGAVTIRALSEATSVSNGALYHAFGTRAGLLGRAWVRAAERFLELQRTAVEQALGEADTDGDATEAVVAAALCPAWFLEQNPTSARFLLTVRREELLRSGDVPADVADELRRLDDALGAIFVGLALRLWDREDKRALALVRDCVVHLPTALLLRGNRIGDRAARDRLAAAVRAVLTIPPSTR; encoded by the coding sequence ATGCCACGGCCGCGGGTGCACGACCTCGAGCACGTGCTCGACGTCGCCGAGCGACTAGCAGTCGCCGAAGGGCCTGGCGCCGTGACGATCCGCGCGCTGTCGGAAGCGACCTCGGTGTCGAACGGCGCGCTCTATCACGCATTCGGGACGCGGGCGGGCCTGCTCGGCCGGGCGTGGGTGCGAGCGGCGGAGCGGTTCCTCGAACTCCAACGCACCGCCGTGGAGCAGGCCCTGGGCGAAGCCGACACGGACGGGGATGCAACGGAGGCCGTCGTCGCCGCCGCGCTGTGTCCCGCGTGGTTCCTCGAGCAGAACCCGACGTCGGCTCGATTCCTGCTCACCGTTCGGCGCGAGGAACTCCTCCGGTCGGGAGACGTGCCTGCCGACGTCGCCGACGAGCTACGCAGGCTCGACGACGCGCTCGGTGCGATCTTCGTCGGGTTGGCGCTTCGTCTCTGGGACCGCGAGGACAAGCGCGCCCTCGCACTCGTCCGTGACTGCGTCGTCCACCTGCCCACCGCACTGCTGTTGCGGGGCAACCGGATTGGCGATCGCGCAGCACGAGACCGGCTCGCCGCGGCAGTCCGCGCAGTACTGACCATCCCGCCGTCCACCCGCTAG
- a CDS encoding enoyl-CoA hydratase-related protein — translation MTSTLQYQDTIAVLTLGEDENRFSPDWLDAVDAQLDDVVANAQALITTGVGKFYSNGLDLEWLGAHGDRLQWYVGRVQSLFSRILTFPLPTVAAINGHAFGAGSMLAVAHDYRFMRNDRGYFCFPEVDINIPFTPGMAALIQAKLLPQTAVTAMTTGHRYGGEEAHVAGIVDGTAPEADLVGAAVDRVQPILGKDQGTLGAIKTTMYAAVTDALRVEQ, via the coding sequence ATGACCTCGACCCTGCAGTACCAGGACACGATCGCCGTGCTGACCCTCGGCGAGGACGAGAACCGCTTCTCCCCCGACTGGCTCGACGCCGTCGACGCGCAGTTGGACGACGTCGTGGCCAACGCGCAGGCACTGATCACCACCGGCGTCGGAAAGTTCTACTCCAACGGCCTGGACCTCGAGTGGCTCGGCGCCCACGGCGACCGACTGCAGTGGTACGTCGGCCGGGTGCAGAGTCTGTTCTCCCGGATTCTGACGTTCCCGCTACCCACGGTCGCTGCCATCAACGGCCATGCCTTCGGCGCGGGGTCGATGCTGGCCGTGGCCCACGACTACCGGTTCATGCGCAACGACCGCGGCTACTTCTGCTTCCCCGAGGTGGACATCAACATCCCCTTCACTCCGGGGATGGCCGCCCTCATCCAGGCCAAGTTGCTACCGCAGACCGCGGTCACCGCCATGACGACCGGCCACCGCTACGGCGGCGAGGAGGCGCACGTCGCCGGGATCGTCGACGGAACCGCACCGGAGGCCGACCTGGTCGGCGCTGCCGTCGACCGAGTGCAGCCGATTCTCGGGAAGGATCAGGG